A single window of Channa argus isolate prfri chromosome 2, Channa argus male v1.0, whole genome shotgun sequence DNA harbors:
- the rcn1 gene encoding reticulocalbin-1: MDVFGFACVVLLCAVACHGKPTLRKERVHHEPQLSSQAHEDNKSFQYDHEAFLGTEEAKTFDQLSPEESKHRLGKIVDRIDSNADGYITTDELKAWIKRVQKRYVYENVAKVWTDYDLNKNNKISWDEYKQATYGYYLANPEEFEDATDQFSFKKMLPRDERRFKTADLNGDLSADREEFTAFLHPEEFEHMKDIVVLETLEDIDKNSDGHVDEDEYIADMFAHEDGGPEPDWVKTEREQFSDFRDLNKDGKMDQEEIRHWIMPQDYDHAQAEARHLVYESDQDKDQMLTKEEILENWNMFVGSQATNYGEDLTRNHDEL, translated from the exons ATGGACGTCTTCGGCTTCGCGTGCGTTGTGCTTCTGTGCGCTGTTGCGTGCCACGGGAAGCCAACgctgagaaaagagagagttCATCATGAGCCGCAGCTGAGCAGCCAAGCCCACGAAGACAATAAAAGCTTCCAGTACGACCATGAGGCCTTTCTGGGCACAGAGGAGGCCAAAACATTTGATCAGCTCAGCCCCGAGGAGAGCAAGCACAGGCTTGG TAAAATCGTGGACCGGATAGACAGCAATGCAGATGGCTACATCACCACAGATGAACTCAAGGCTTGGATAAAACGTGTACAGAAGCGTTACGTATATGAGAATGTGGCTAAGGTGTGGACGGATTATGacctgaacaaaaacaacaagattTCCTGGGATGAGTACAAGCAAGCCACGTATGGATACTACCTCG CCAATCCGGAGGAGTTTGAAGATGCTACAGACCAGTTCAGCTTCAAGAAGATGCTTCCTCGAGACGAGAGGAGGTTCAAAACAGCTGATCTGAACGGGGACCTTTCGGCAGACAGGGAAGAATTCACAGCCTTCCTCCACCCTGAGGAGTTTGAGCACATGAAGGACATTGTGGTTCTG GAAACCCTGGAGGACATTGATAAGAACAGTGACGGGCATGTGGATGAGGATGAGTACATTG CGGACATGTTTGCTCATGAAGATGGAGGTCCAGAGCCCGACTGGGTCAAGACTGAGAGAGAACAGTTTTCTGACTTCCGCGACTTGAATAAAGATGGCAAGATGGACCAGGAAGAGATCCGACACTGGATCATGCCCCAAGACTACGACCATGCCCAAGCCGAGGCTAGACATCTGGTTTATGAGTCTGACCAGGACAAG GACCAGATGCTGACCAAAGAAGAGATCCTTGAGAACTGGAACATGTTTGTTGGAAGTCAAGCCACCAACTACGGAGAAGACCTCACCAGGAACCATGACGAACTCtga